The following coding sequences are from one Rhipicephalus microplus isolate Deutch F79 chromosome 3, USDA_Rmic, whole genome shotgun sequence window:
- the LOC142804092 gene encoding uncharacterized protein LOC142804092 produces the protein MTMRSRRQGATEDVATYIYDKLDLLQACDIQWTSSAARQYIIDGIHDSTHAAVLSAYNHPVHISTFVRQAMELQDTSHRRAAAVGPKESASPRRGCYTCGRIGHGYKSCPQSQPQAMQYQSRPLPTLKVRVDGIGELTALVDTGAQRTALLRRHASEPLQPWTEPPLRGLGGDVLPVGALNLQLNTEAGTKFLSSVPVFDDLPTDMVLGADYLLSGEVRLTVEGNTVNLHPVAPSVPPAQSQGVDQLQRGRV, from the exons atgaccatgcggtcacgccggcaaggtgcaaccgaggacgtcgcgacttacatctacgacaagctggaccttttacaagcttgcgatatacagtggacctcctccgcagccaggcagtacatcatcgacgggatccatgactcgacgcacgcagccgtcttgtccgcctacaaccacccagtccacatctccactttcgtacgccaggcaatggagttgcaggacacgtctcatcgccgggcggctgcagttggcccaaaggagtcagcttcaccgagacgcggatgctatacgtgtggccgcatcgggcatgggtataaaagctgcccacagagccaacctcaagcgatgcaatatcaatcacgcccacttccaaccctcaaggtccgcgtcgacggcatcggagaactgacagctctcgttgataccggagctcaacgtacggcgttgcttcgccgccacgcctccgaacctctccagccttggactgagccaccactgcggggtctcggtggcgacgtactaccggtcggtgccctaaacctgcaactcaacaccgaggccggcaccaagtttttgtcctcggtgcccgtcttcgacgacctgcccacagacatggttttaggggccgactacctgctctccggggaagtgcgcctcacggtggaaggaaataccgtcaacctccatcctgtggctccaagtgtgcctccggcgcaatcccaag gagtagaccagctgcagcgtggccgagtgtaa